The DNA segment GCAGCCAAGGGTCAAAGGGTTCTCAGGCGTTTCACCTTCACTTGCCAAAGTGACTTCTGATCCTACTTCTGGAGTTGTGTTTACGAGTAGGGCTTTTACTATctacataaaaattaaaaacataatgcagaaacttaatttttaaatttctttatacacaagtaaaaaaaaaaacttgccgCTGTACactcagaaaaaaattaatatgaataATAGCCAGGATGCTAAAAGGCATACGTTTTTCATTCTAAAAACAGATTTTAATATCTAGAGCACCTGCGACATTAGAAATCAAATCCAGACATTGTGCTTAAACCTCAATTATTTTGTGTGATTTGTAGCCACCTCGAATGTCCTGAACTAAATACTGCTGGTGCTTTACCTTAGGTTTCCTCAATCAAGTTTCCTCGATCAAGCGTGACACCGGTGCGTGACATTCGTACCAAAAACTCACCTCCCGTTTGGTTTGACGGCTTGCTCGATCAATACTTGTTTTGCGGACTTTTTTCGGTGGAGCATGGCCAAAAATGCTAGGTACAGCGTCTTCCTTAAGCGGTGGTTTCCTTTTGCGCCTTGTAGTCCCAAGAAGCTCCGCctgtaaaaattattaaaacactgtattttataaatttatatatataaaacacCATTTGCGTGACCTGAAGACCAGGCGATATATTTACAAAAAAGCGATATAATTATTCTTCTTGACGTTAATTAAATTTAGACGCTATTTCAGAGACAAAATATAAGAATCACTGGGCTGAAAATGCACGGCGCCAGGCGGCAGGGACTTTATTTTTCGCGATTCGATACAAATGTCAGACCATTGTCATTACTGCGATCTTGGCGGCCTGTTTCGCGCCAttttccaaaataaataaatgaagcgtatcatcttaaaataattgaattAAAATCTGATTGTAAAGTAAAAAGATGGAATACCACATACTGTTTACCATGTGAATGCGAAGTAGCCGGagtaaaattaaaaactttcatacctgaagatcccgctcGTAGTCTTCTGTTGTGAAATGATCGGAACACACACGACAGTTCTCAGGTCTCGGTAATTCTCCCTCTCGTTTTATTTTTGCGAGCCATTGTTTTCTACGATATTTGTCTTCGGGAAGTTTGTGAAAAGTGATACGTCCTTTAGAATTTTTATAAGTATTACTACATCCAACAGCGAGGCAATGAACCATAATTCCGGCCTTGACACTAACTCTTGCACGTGTGCAAAGGTcaaatccgggtcaaaacaaaCCTTGACTATTGTTACGTCATACCCTCGTTATCATTCCTcacttccaatatggcggccagtgttccaagatggcggcgattTTGAACGATTTCGAAGCCATATGATTAGAATCCAAGTCAGTTCTACGCCAAATGACAACCATTTTTGAAATGCTGAGCAGGTGGGCTTTCGTTTAAGgtaaactttttctagaccgttgTTTCcctttaatatatcgaaattggtctattggataaacaacacaagcggtgAAAAAGGATTATGCGACAAGCAGTAAAATTCGACATTAATTGCATTTTTTgccgtcggatatcaaagtgagctgtttttctaatattttactaactatAATGTTATGTGCAGTGCACGACACTggaaccaaatggcaaattttcTGTTAACTCtttctggttggatatgggttTGACAAACTCAGAGAAGGAATCAAAACTCTTTAGTGGAACTAGATCCGTGTTTACTAAAAGTCTGGCTATTTATGATTTCATTTATCTGTGCTCAACTctacacagtcttcaggtaaaaaaaaacagcaacaacaacaacaacaaacggaTATTTGAGTAATTCTCGTTAGTCAAGAATTGCTTGAAAGAAGGGTTGTTGTCCATTTTACACTTTATTATTCAAgggaaaggttcttcaggaaagggtttgttCCTGAAATTCGGGCAAGAACTTTATTTAGTTGTGTGTGGTTTTTGACATGGAGTGTGTTGCTTGTTTGTACGCATGAGCACagaatgaaataggaaggtttttttgcctctaataacaaatatgttgtttgtttcaataagatttttggctgaaaaagttaatttgggaagccaacaatatttctttaagctcatgtacttttatttttacgttcttgaccaaatttaatttatgtaaCCATTTTTTACAAGCAAGAAGATTTTTATAAAAGCAGTGACCATTTGTACGGGACCAGTACACCGACCTATATTTGATATTCATACGGGGGTCGTCTCAGAATGGTTATTACAAGTTCTTATCCTAACCTTGAAAGACATACCCACGCAACTATTTCAAGctaactgtttaaaatgggtgcttacacttaaatactgtttatcagcgctatttgaaatgggtgcttggacTTAAATT comes from the Montipora foliosa isolate CH-2021 unplaced genomic scaffold, ASM3666993v2 scaffold_477, whole genome shotgun sequence genome and includes:
- the LOC137989852 gene encoding THAP domain-containing protein 1 A-like, translating into MVHCLAVGCSNTYKNSKGRITFHKLPEDKYRRKQWLAKIKREGELPRPENCRVCSDHFTTEDYERDLQAELLGTTRRKRKPPLKEDAVPSIFGHAPPKKVRKTSIDRASRQTKREIVKALLVNTTPEVGSEVTLASEGETPENPLTLGCTTSPTVSAENIEAEEQPTAPTVSAENIEADEQIYETTLMPSISSNRLVESGEIKERNCEWKRMRMTALSS